The following proteins are encoded in a genomic region of Necator americanus strain Aroian chromosome II, whole genome shotgun sequence:
- a CDS encoding hypothetical protein (NECATOR_CHRII.G4954.T3): MRASSTIDNIHTVSKFIEVSRKYKMPLCLTFIDLEPLDLVEMEAVIETLVLTRFIKVLRGLSNFTTRISPLYKNVIIDVKRGVRQGDTISPPVFTVTLKNAMRKLEWDDMGVKVDGRQLHHLRLADDIVLITSSISQAERMLTEFDGTRGCIGPQLNLQICDVHAQRISLGCSVCAQRNEHM, encoded by the coding sequence atgcgagcaagcagcaCGATTGAcaacattcacactgtttcgaaattcATCGAGGTGTCACgaaagtacaagatgccgctctgtctcaccttcatcgacttagaGCCCCTCGACTTAGTTGAGATGGAAGCAGTCATAGAAACCTTGGTCCTTACTCGGttcataaaggtacttcgagggTTGAGTAACTTCACAaccagaatttcgccattATACAAAAAtgtcatcattgacgtgaaaagAGGGGTTCGACAGGGAGATACAATCTCACCTCCTGTATTCACGGTCACCCTCAaaaacgcaatgcgaaagctagaatgggacgacatgggagtgaaggttgatggtcggcagctacatcATTTACGACTTgctgacgacatcgttctgataacatctagcatcagtCAGGCGGAaagaatgctgaccgaattcgacggaACACGTGGGTGCATCGGTcctcagctgaatctgcaaatctgcgatgttcatgcgcaacggattAGTCTCGGATGCTCCGTTtgcgctcaacggaacgaacatatgtGA
- a CDS encoding hypothetical protein (NECATOR_CHRII.G4955.T1), translating to MEKASHVHLRPHHLREDGNISPEALSCKVRHAITSVGNRTAPDLERIRAEFLKNFPPLLINTLARLFTRYLSKCKVPKQWKTSKRCCIKREIHITLANIADSDYCPSSTSSLQK from the coding sequence atggagaaagcaagccatgtccacttgcgtcctcaccatctgagggaagatggaaaTATCAGTCCAGAGGCTCTCTCCTGCaaagtacgacatgctatcacgTCGGTAGGAAATCGAACGGCACCCGATCTCGAGAGGATAAGAGCAGAGTTCCTGAAGAACTTTCCGCCACTACTCATCAACACTCttgcgaggctctttacacgttacctgtcgaaatgcaaggttcctaaacagtggaagaccagcaagcgttgttgtataaaaagggagatccacataaCATTGGCAAATATCGCCGACTCTgattactgtccgtcatctacaagctctttacaaaagTGA
- a CDS encoding hypothetical protein (NECATOR_CHRII.G4956.T1), with protein MDLDKFYREDHTFYKVIIGDFSAKIVPRRTPEELRIETHGLQWNEQGCHPVECTVMKPHHRQQKVLVDGCRCCAKVLYGIGPSTPRGRFSFTRREEKGARFRKRSPRTVIDCDLFGYVSLLLGRFPIEQH; from the coding sequence ATGGACCTGGacaagttctacagagaagaccataccttctacaaggtcataattggtgatttcagCGCCAAAATTGTCCCCAGAAGAACCCCTGAGGAACTTCGCATTgagacccacggcctacagtGGAATGAACAGGGATGTCACCCAGTGGAATGTACAGTAATGaaaccacatcatcgtcagcaAAAGGTTCTGgttgacggatgtcgctgttgtgccaaagttctatacgggatcggaccatcgacACCTCGGGGAAGATTTTCGTTCACccggagagaagagaaaggcGCTAGGTTCAGAAAGCGAAGTCCCAGAACTGTCATTGACTGCGATCTCTTTGGTTACGTTAGcctgcttttgggaagattccccATTGAACAACATTGA
- a CDS encoding hypothetical protein (NECATOR_CHRII.G4957.T1) — protein MVRSRIELWHNSDIRQPEPFADDDVVSLLYIPLGDIPVHSTVGRPYRKLQLLLFRSLMLECVKIVKPSIEPHLLIRRRPIRVMSNRNFRQIYFYEFKLSRTAAQTARNVNEVWGQGSINECIVNDILVYHWGYEYKKEEFCELCRLTYTDASSETKGRKKEDVRSDRTCSVCHVDEVSTPLEV, from the exons atggtccgatcccgtatagaactttggcacaacagcgacatccgtcaacCAGAACCTTTtgctgacgatgatgtggtttCATTACTGTACATTCCACTGGGTGACATCCCTGTTCATTCCactgtaggcc GTCCATACAGAaagcttcaacttcttcttttccgtagcttgatgttggagtgtGTGAAGATAGTTAAACCTAGcattgaaccacatcttctcatccgccgacgtccgattcgggtc atgtcTAATCGCAATTTTCGTCAAATTTACTTCTACGAGTTCAAACTAAGCCGGACTGCCGCTCAAACCGCTCGAAATGTCAACGAAGTATGGGGCCAGGGAAGTATCAACGAATGCATAGTCAAC GACATCCTAGTCTATCACTGGGGTTATGAatacaagaaagaagaattctgCGAGTTGTGCCGTTTGACTTATACAGACGCTTCCTCAGAAACCAAAGgtcgaaagaaagaagacgTCAGAAGCGATCGTACGTGTTCCGTTTGTCATGTGGATGAAGTGAGCACACCGCTTGAAGTCTGA